AGCCCCCAAGGGCCTCAACGGTGCCGGTTCCTCCTTCCGAAGGGGAAGGAGTTGAGGGCCCGATGCCCGCGACGAACACCTCCAATCAGGCGACAGCGGGCTGGCCGGACATGCTGGAGGAGTTGGTGAACAACTTCGTCATCGTCAACGGGCACAGCCATGAGAGAAAAGTAAGGGGGTGTGGTCcgtgatcttatatttctttacagggaATACTTGTTAAAATGACGTgcaatatgtcaaatactccctccgtaaactaatataaaagcgtttagatcactactttagtgatcaaaacgctcttatattagtttacagtgGGAGTATATGTATATACGGGTATTGTTACATTGAGGCCATGACAATCATGTCAGAATCACCATAACGCTACCCAAGGACTTTTGTCACAACGCCGAACATAACTTTTTTCTTTTAGCAACGGGATGCAGAACATGTGTATTGTGTCTTCAGGAACTCAGATCAGGCGGTGCTCGACTCCGAAGCATACAATGATTTAATCTCCTCCACATCATCGTAGCTCCCGAGGAATATCGGAGACCTCTGGTGTATCTCAGAAGGAACAATTTCAAGGGCCTACAATGCAAACGCAGCAGACCACTTTTCAGTTACAGCACGCCAAAGATCAGCAACAACATGAAGTTAAGATACTACTACAATTTTGTAAAATAGCACACGCTCTGAATCAGACGAAGTGGCATGGTATCAAAGCAGAAAGTGCTGCTCTGATAAAAAGGAATTCGGTGAATTCAGTGGCCTTACCCGCTGTTTGCCGGTGAAAGACTGGCCTCCGGCTTGCTCCATCAGGAACGACATGGGGAAATCCTCGTACAGAACACTGGAAATACGacatgggcgtgtttggttgcccgcatgcagcccaaccaggcccgcgcgggatgTGCGCGGCCTGTTTGGTAGCCCGCATACACTATTGGGCCTGCATCGCACGCTTCTTAAAGCACCTCAGGGCCTGGCTCACTGGGAACGcacgaatcggcagtttctccagggccaggcccgagcggtgcacgtgggcgggtgcggctgcacgcgcgcggccaccctcgagaagccgcgttgcttcccgaagcaccggcagttattagcctcaccgcccctcacctctccctctccccactcttccccactctcccaactctcaccggcggcggcggatcggagcagaggaagaagaccaccggactccatcaatggcggtaagcacttctctctcttcgacatgcacgctagattcgatccacggtgatagattcgatccacggcggaggggaatggggaatagaggtagataagcatAGGGGTAGTTCATACTAGTTCATAGCAGTTCATACGAGTTCATACATGCAAGATCGGAATGCATAAGGTAGATTTCGGGATTGGGGATAGGGGAATAGGGGGAAAGGGGGTACACAACGGACACCGGCTGACCGCGGTGGCCGTCACCAGCGTGCGGAGCGGCTGGTCGAGccgctggccttcatcttcttcttcatcgccgtgcgggccggcgggtcgtcctcgtcgtcctcggcggagtcgaggtcgatctgccaGGTAGGACGGACTGGCTCTGGCGCCCTAGCTGGCATGTGcaccgcctcttcttcctcctccttaggctccccgccgatgaccgccggcggcgcgatagccgtctcccagtacactgcggcacgacggtcattaggagcccagtaggtcttgtacttgcaccacttcttcctctgtttagggtcgtcggagacggcctgattcatggcccagcgaatGATGTCAACTGCCATCGCGCCCTTCGCTGGGTCAGGAATCAGCGTCTTCAGCTCTTCTTTAGTGGCCTTCATGAGCACGGCATTAGATTCGTTCTGCATGTCCGGCATGGAGCCTAAGTTCGAGTacacctccatggtgttctcgaacttggtcCGGTCACCAGCCGtccacccgaggaagaaggccctccagccaataccccaagggaaggggttggcgttggagctggagctagagctcatggcgatggggaggaggaaggttgacagtgagagaagagagggggtgggtaaacaatggtgggcagggtgagtaaatatagAGGGGATGGAGAGGAGGGGAAGAGTGACAGTCATGCCGTTTTAACTACAAGCTCTTGAATTAGCCATGAACTCTGTGCAATGCCTGACTCCATGActtgtgtgcagatcgaggacaCGGAGGTGCTCTCGGCCATTGACAgcaagggcaagcagccccttcaCCCAATGCCCGACGAGGTTGAGCTGCCGCCCACCGTCGAGGAAGACCCGAAGACGCCTGAGGGTGGCGACGACGAGGGCATGGAGGAGCCCCCCAGCAACAAGCGCCGCAACTACGGCCACTACCATCAGGAggatggcccaactcacttctgcaaggtcatccttgcaccgaagcttgagtgcatccccatgcccctggacttcaccaagcacttcgtcgCGGTGCCGACGGAGTTCAAGCTCAGGAACAACACCGGCTGCTCCTGAAAGGTGACGGTCAAGCTGATGAACGGCAGGGTGACCCtagatcagggttgggccacctacgcagccattcatcagatcaagatcggctacatggtgacgttcaagctcctcactcccgacaccctcaaggtcatcatcttcgacgacgATGGCATTGAGGTCGTCAGCAAGTGGGGGAAGCACGACGAAGCCTTTGCCGCCAAGGAGTAGGGCCGGGCCACCTCTTTCGAGCGTACTATCGAGTTTGTTTTGAACATGTTTATGGTTTATGCGTTGAACTGTTATATCTGTGGTACTGCTTATATCTGAATTATGCTAGTTGATGCTCTGTTTATACTTTGTTGTGCTTATGATGTGTGCTGCCGAAGTGTGgtggtaacctcaccaactagccaaagaggttaccacacatcaggccttgcatacaaccaaacaccatgcccTGGGTTTGTGGactaacatgcaggcaaccaaacaccaggcagtgtggtTCGGCCTATGCAGGTAAGAGGGCATGCAGGCAATTAAACAACATGCATATGGTGCATTTGAGGCTGATTTGCATAGGCAGGTTGGGTGGAGAAGTGTATGCAATGCGGGTACTGTAGCgcacggcaaccaaacacgccccatgTCACCAACCTCAGGAATGCACGTGGATAAGCGTAATCAGCTGGGGATACCACGAAGGAAGGAGGCTGCTAAGCATCAGCGTACCGAACCTTTCCGCTGGGGCTCTTCTTGTCGGCGGGGTACAGAAATATGCCTCCGTAGAGCAGGGTACGATGAACATCCGCAACCATGCTGTGGAGCGTGGAATAACATGACAAAATCATTAGGTTCGGTATAAAACAGGGGCGGTCGGAGTCGGACTGAATTTGCTGTGGAATAGTTTCGGTTTGATGTGAGAGAAACAGCTGAAAGACAGGCACTCACTCACCTTCCGATATATCTCAGGGATTTTGGCGATGAGCCGTCTTGGGGAAACTTGCATCTCTCTGCGTACCTGCAATGTTGGCCAGAGAATTCAGCTTGACTTCATGTGATgtttaaactaaaaccacgacgagtaatttggaacggagggagtagtaagtaggaGTACATACTTTGCAGTGGGCGCGTCCCAGTTTCTGGCGTTCCCTTCATTGACCGAGTAGATCTTCCCTTTGTTTGGTATCTGCACAATCAAGAAGAGTTGAACACACATACAATAGGATTTTGGCAGAACTTTTGTTGCAGGTCATCAGtgaataaattttaaaaaaaattgtgcgTTGCTGTTGCTGTGACCTGCATCACAAACCTTTATGTTGGGATGGGTAAGTATGAACTCCCCGAGGGAAGGATCAAGGGTGAAGCCATTTACACCGTTTCCAGTGCTTAGGACAAGCTGCGGTAAACCAGAACATCGTTGAATCTAGGATGAAGAGGTGGGGTAAAGTAATGGAAGTGAAAATACATCAGGGAACATAATTACCGTGCATGAGCTCCCGTACATGCAGTAGCCAGCGGCGATCATGTCGGTCCCGGGTTGCAGCACGTCCTCCAGGGTCGCGTTGTCCTTGTCTTTGATCATGTAGATCCCGAAGATCTGTAGAACAGAATGAAAACGCCGATCAGATAGCACATAGCAGTGAGTAACCAGCAGACATAGTGCCTTTGTTTTTTAACGGTGTACTGAACCAGTCAACAGGTAGAAGCTCGGAGAAGCAGCAGAGTAAGAGGAGCGCGTACCGTCCCGATGGAGACGCCGCAGTCGATGTTGGAGGAGCCGTCCAAGGGATCGAAGCACACGCAGTACTTTCCGCGGAGGGGCGCGTCGACGAAGATGGCCGCCTCGTTCTCTTCAGACACGAGGACACACTGCACGCAGCACGGCAAAGTCAGATCCTTGGCTCAGGATTGTAGTTTACTTTGCCGGGAAGATATCTGCTGAAACTGAAGAGTCAGAAGAGTGTATATTACAGTGCGGCCGCTGCTGACAAGCGCCTTGACAAAGACCTCGTTGGAGAGCACGTCCAGCTTCTTCTGCTCCTCGCCCTGCACTCCGGCCGTGCACGTTTGTCAACGCGCGCACAGAGATTGGAAACAAAGCGAGATAAGGGGACTCGAGGGGTCGGTTGGCGCTTGCCTGGACGTTGGTCTCCCCGGCGAGGCCGATGAGCTTGGCGAGGCCGGCCTTGTTGACGGCGGAGGCGACGAACTTGCAGCCGAGGACGATGTGGGAGAGGAGGATGGTGAAGTCGCCCCGGGACTCCGGGTGCCGGCCCTGCTCGTTCAGCGCGTGCCGCGTGATCGTCATCAGGTCCGTCCGCTGCGCCTCCGCCGCGTGGTCCATCCTCTCTTCTCTGCTCCGCCTCTGCGAGCGGCGCCTGGTCTCCGGTCGTCGGGAGCGAGCGGGCTGGGGACGAGGGGTGGG
This DNA window, taken from Triticum aestivum cultivar Chinese Spring chromosome 1D, IWGSC CS RefSeq v2.1, whole genome shotgun sequence, encodes the following:
- the LOC123182164 gene encoding fructose-1,6-bisphosphatase, cytosolic isoform X1, with translation MDHAAEAQRTDLMTITRHALNEQGRHPESRGDFTILLSHIVLGCKFVASAVNKAGLAKLIGLAGETNVQGEEQKKLDVLSNEVFVKALVSSGRTCVLVSEENEAAIFVDAPLRGKYCVCFDPLDGSSNIDCGVSIGTIFGIYMIKDKDNATLEDVLQPGTDMIAAGYCMYGSSCTLVLSTGNGVNGFTLDPSLGEFILTHPNIKIPNKGKIYSVNEGNARNWDAPTAKYAERCKFPQDGSSPKSLRYIGSMVADVHRTLLYGGIFLYPADKKSPSGKVRPLKLFLLRYTRGLRYSSGATMMWRRLNHCMLRSRAPPDLSS
- the LOC123182164 gene encoding fructose-1,6-bisphosphatase, cytosolic isoform X3, with product MDHAAEAQRTDLMTITRHALNEQGRHPESRGDFTILLSHIVLGCKFVASAVNKAGLAKLIGLAGETNVQGEEQKKLDVLSNEVFVKALVSSGRTCVLVSEENEAAIFVDAPLRGKYCVCFDPLDGSSNIDCGVSIGTIFGIYMIKDKDNATLEDVLQPGTDMIAAGYCMYGSSCTLVLSTGNGVNGFTLDPSLGEFILTHPNIKIPNKGKIYSVNEGNARNWDAPTAKYAERCKFPQDGSSPKSLRYIGSMVADVHRTLLYGGIFLYPADKKSPSGKVRVLYEDFPMSFLMEQAGGQSFTGKQRALEIVPSEIHQRSPIFLGSYDDVEEIKSLYASESSTA
- the LOC123182164 gene encoding fructose-1,6-bisphosphatase, cytosolic isoform X2; this encodes MDHAAEAQRTDLMTITRHALNEQGRHPESRGDFTILLSHIVLGCKFVASAVNKAGLAKLIGLAGETNVQGEEQKKLDVLSNEVFVKALVSSGRTCVLVSEENEAAIFVDAPLRGKYCVCFDPLDGSSNIDCGVSIGTIFGIYMIKDKDNATLEDVLQPGTDMIAAGYCMYGSSCTLVLSTGNGVNGFTLDPSLGEFILTHPNIKIPNKGKIYSVNEGNARNWDAPTAKYAERCKFPQDGSSPKSLRYIGSMVADVHRTLLYGGIFLYPADKKSPSGKALEIVPSEIHQRSPIFLGSYDDVEEIKSLYASESSTA